From Pseudomonas sp. B21-028, one genomic window encodes:
- the ngg gene encoding N-acetylglutaminylglutamine synthetase, whose protein sequence is MKPHTTLHNQRLLRGQAPSYERLQARLAVDGSELGADPIAVHCGWGRLLIGHTFPDPATLGQELLNEQPGERDIALYVAAPQQVLGLEPAQLFLDPSDTLRLWFSDYRQATRVFRGFRIRRAQNDTDWQAINQLYQARGMLPIDPQRLTPRHQGGPVYWLAEDDDSGAVIGSVMGLNHQKAFNDPENGSSLWCLAVDPQCSRPGVGEVLVRHLIEHFMSRGLSYLDLSVLHDNRLAKNLYAKLGFRNLSTFAIKRKNGINQPLFLGPGPEAQFNPYARIIVEEAHRRGIEVQVNDAEGGLFTLIHGSRRVRCRESLSDLTSAISMTLCQNKSLTHKVLKNAGLNLPAQQLAGNADDNLAFLDEHERVVVKPLDGEQGQGVAVDLRTIEEVQSAIEAARQFDSRVLLESFHEGLDLRILVINFEVVAAAIRRPAEVIGDGQHTIGALIEAQSRRRQAATGGESKIPMDAETQRTLCAAGYDYDSVLPAGEHLFVRRTANLHTGGVLEDVTGILHPTLADAAVRAARALDIPMVGLDLLVPAADQPGYVFIEANERAGLANHEPQPTAERFVDLLFPHSQGVA, encoded by the coding sequence ATGAAACCCCACACGACGCTTCACAACCAACGGCTGCTGCGCGGCCAGGCGCCTTCGTATGAACGCTTGCAGGCGCGCCTGGCGGTAGACGGCAGCGAATTGGGCGCCGATCCCATTGCGGTGCATTGTGGTTGGGGCCGATTGCTGATCGGCCATACCTTCCCGGACCCGGCGACCCTAGGCCAGGAACTGCTCAACGAACAACCCGGCGAACGTGACATTGCCCTGTACGTCGCGGCCCCCCAGCAAGTGCTGGGGCTGGAGCCGGCGCAATTGTTCCTCGACCCTTCCGACACGCTGCGCCTTTGGTTCAGCGACTATCGGCAAGCCACGCGGGTGTTTCGCGGCTTCCGGATTCGCCGGGCCCAGAACGACACCGATTGGCAAGCCATCAACCAGCTCTACCAGGCCCGCGGCATGCTGCCGATCGATCCCCAGCGCTTGACGCCGCGCCATCAGGGCGGGCCGGTCTACTGGCTGGCCGAAGACGATGACAGCGGCGCAGTCATTGGCAGCGTCATGGGCCTCAATCACCAGAAAGCCTTCAACGATCCGGAAAATGGCAGCAGCCTCTGGTGTCTGGCGGTGGACCCGCAGTGTTCACGGCCCGGTGTCGGAGAAGTGCTGGTACGTCATCTCATCGAACACTTCATGAGCCGTGGCTTGAGTTACCTCGACCTGTCGGTGCTGCATGACAATCGCCTGGCCAAGAATCTCTACGCCAAGCTCGGTTTCCGCAACCTTTCGACCTTCGCCATCAAGCGCAAGAACGGCATCAATCAGCCGCTGTTCCTGGGACCAGGACCCGAGGCCCAGTTCAATCCTTATGCGCGGATCATCGTCGAGGAGGCGCACCGCCGGGGCATCGAAGTGCAGGTGAACGATGCCGAAGGCGGGTTGTTCACCCTGATCCATGGCAGCCGCCGGGTACGGTGTCGCGAATCCCTGAGTGACCTGACCAGCGCCATCAGCATGACCTTGTGCCAGAACAAGAGCCTGACCCATAAAGTGCTGAAGAACGCCGGCCTGAACCTGCCGGCGCAACAGTTGGCGGGCAATGCCGACGACAACCTGGCGTTTCTCGATGAACACGAACGGGTGGTGGTCAAGCCGCTGGACGGTGAACAGGGCCAGGGCGTGGCGGTGGACCTGCGCACCATCGAAGAGGTGCAGAGCGCCATCGAAGCGGCCCGGCAGTTCGACAGCCGAGTGTTGCTGGAAAGCTTTCACGAAGGGCTCGACCTACGCATCCTGGTGATCAACTTCGAAGTGGTGGCCGCGGCGATCAGGCGTCCCGCGGAAGTCATCGGCGACGGCCAGCACACCATCGGCGCCCTGATCGAGGCCCAGAGCCGTCGACGGCAAGCGGCCACCGGAGGAGAAAGCAAGATTCCAATGGACGCCGAAACCCAGCGCACGCTATGTGCCGCGGGGTATGACTACGACAGTGTGCTGCCGGCCGGCGAGCATCTGTTCGTACGACGCACCGCGAACCTTCATACGGGCGGCGTCCTGGAAGATGTCACCGGTATTCTTCATCCGACCCTGGCCGATGCGGCGGTACGCGCGGCGCGCGCCCTGGACATCCCCATGGTCGGCCTCGACCTGCTGGTACCGGCCGCTGATCAACCCGGATACGTGTTCATCGAAGCCAACGAGCGCGCCGGCCTGGCCAACCACGAACCACAACCCACTGCCGAGCGCTTTGTGGACCTGTTGTTTCCCCATAGCCAGGGGGTGGCCTGA
- the mnmC gene encoding bifunctional tRNA (5-methylaminomethyl-2-thiouridine)(34)-methyltransferase MnmD/FAD-dependent 5-carboxymethylaminomethyl-2-thiouridine(34) oxidoreductase MnmC — protein sequence MPPVQHHAQLDWDDQGLPRSRVFDDVYFSDQSGLEETRYVFLEQNNLAERFAALPDNGRLVIGETGFGTGLNFLCAWQLFEQCAPTGARLHFVSVEKYPLSPPDLRRALALWPSLKLQADQLLEQYVAIHQGFQRLTLAGGRVTLTLMIGDALEQLPQLDGHIDAWFLDGFAPAKNPDMWTAELFAELARLAAPGATLSTFTSTGWVRRLLNAAGFKMKRTPGIGHKWEILRGVFLGWPESQEQPAPLPAKPWYARPAPPTGERRALVIGGGLAGCASAASLAARGWQVTLLERHAGLAEEASGNPQGVLYLKLSAHGTALSQMILSGFGYTRRLLEHLQRGMDWDGCGVLQLAFNHKEAERQAQLAAAFPADLLHTMEQPEAEALSGIGLACGGLFYPEGGWVHPPALCRWQASGPLVEVLPHHEVLDLRRVDGQWQAWDGERCVASAPVAILASAAEIKRFEAAADLPLKRIRGQITRLPQTDRSQGLRTVVCAEGYVAPPRMGEHTLGASFDFKSDDLTPTAAEHAGNLQMLEEISLDLVNRLDAGILDPEQLDGRVAFRCTSPDYLPIVGPLADSRAFTEAYHALSKDARQVPDSPCPWLDGLYVNSGHGSRGLITAPLSGELIAAWLDNEPLPLPRSVAEACHPNRFALRALIRGKA from the coding sequence ATGCCCCCCGTACAGCACCACGCCCAACTCGACTGGGATGACCAGGGTCTGCCCCGTTCCCGGGTGTTCGACGATGTGTATTTCTCCGACCAGTCGGGTCTGGAAGAAACCCGCTATGTGTTCCTTGAACAGAACAACCTGGCCGAGCGCTTCGCCGCGCTGCCGGACAATGGGCGGCTGGTGATCGGTGAGACCGGGTTCGGCACCGGGTTGAATTTCCTCTGTGCCTGGCAGTTGTTCGAGCAATGCGCGCCCACCGGAGCGCGACTGCATTTTGTCAGTGTCGAAAAATACCCCTTGAGCCCTCCAGACCTGCGCCGGGCCCTCGCCCTGTGGCCGTCACTCAAGCTTCAGGCCGATCAGTTACTGGAGCAATACGTTGCGATCCATCAGGGTTTCCAGCGCCTGACGCTGGCGGGCGGACGGGTGACGTTGACCTTGATGATCGGCGATGCCCTGGAGCAGCTGCCGCAACTGGACGGACACATCGATGCCTGGTTCCTGGATGGCTTCGCACCGGCCAAGAACCCCGACATGTGGACCGCCGAGCTGTTCGCCGAACTGGCCCGGCTGGCGGCGCCGGGGGCCACCCTGAGCACCTTCACCAGCACCGGTTGGGTGCGGCGATTGTTAAACGCGGCGGGCTTCAAGATGAAGCGCACACCGGGCATCGGGCATAAATGGGAAATCCTGCGGGGCGTGTTCCTCGGCTGGCCGGAATCACAGGAACAGCCCGCCCCCCTCCCGGCAAAACCCTGGTACGCCCGCCCCGCACCGCCCACCGGCGAGCGCCGGGCCCTGGTGATCGGCGGAGGGCTGGCCGGTTGCGCCAGCGCGGCGAGCCTCGCGGCCCGTGGCTGGCAGGTCACCTTGCTGGAGCGGCATGCCGGGTTGGCCGAGGAAGCGTCGGGCAACCCCCAGGGGGTGTTGTACCTCAAGCTGTCCGCCCACGGCACGGCGTTGTCGCAGATGATCCTCAGCGGTTTCGGCTACACCCGGCGCTTGCTGGAACACCTGCAACGGGGCATGGACTGGGACGGCTGCGGTGTCTTGCAGTTGGCCTTCAACCACAAGGAAGCCGAGCGCCAGGCGCAACTGGCCGCCGCGTTCCCGGCCGATCTGCTGCACACAATGGAGCAACCCGAAGCCGAGGCGCTGTCCGGTATCGGCCTGGCCTGTGGCGGTCTGTTCTACCCTGAAGGGGGTTGGGTACATCCGCCGGCGCTGTGCCGATGGCAGGCCTCAGGCCCGTTGGTCGAAGTGTTGCCTCACCATGAAGTGCTGGATCTGCGCCGCGTCGATGGCCAGTGGCAAGCCTGGGATGGCGAACGTTGCGTGGCCAGCGCCCCGGTGGCGATCCTCGCCAGCGCCGCCGAGATCAAGCGTTTCGAAGCGGCCGCCGACCTGCCCCTCAAGCGCATACGCGGGCAAATCACCCGTCTGCCGCAGACCGACCGCAGCCAGGGCCTGCGCACGGTGGTCTGCGCCGAAGGCTACGTGGCCCCGCCGCGAATGGGCGAACACACCCTGGGCGCCAGTTTCGACTTCAAGAGCGATGACTTGACGCCCACCGCCGCCGAACACGCCGGCAACCTGCAAATGCTCGAAGAAATCTCTCTGGACCTGGTGAACCGCCTGGACGCCGGCATCCTGGATCCGGAGCAGCTCGACGGCCGTGTGGCGTTCCGTTGCACCAGCCCGGACTATCTGCCGATTGTCGGGCCGTTGGCGGACAGCCGGGCATTTACCGAGGCGTATCACGCCCTGAGCAAAGATGCCCGTCAGGTCCCGGACAGCCCTTGCCCCTGGCTCGATGGCCTGTACGTCAACAGCGGCCACGGCTCCCGCGGCCTGATCACCGCGCCGCTGTCCGGTGAACTGATCGCCGCCTGGCTGGACAACGAACCCCTGCCACTGCCCCGCAGCGTGGCCGAAGCCTGCCATCCGAACCGCTTTGCCCTGCGGGCATTGATTCGCGGCAAGGCCTGA
- a CDS encoding SDR family oxidoreductase, with the protein MQNRMMITGAGSGLGREIALRWAREGWRLALSDVSEPGLQETLRLVRDAGADGFVQRCDVRDYSQLTAFAQACEEKLGGIDIIVNNAGVASGGFFSELSLEDWDWQIAINLMGVVKGCKAFLPLLEKSRGKIVNIASMAALMQGPAMSNYNVAKAGVVALSESLLVELAQQEIDVHVVCPSFFQTNLLDSFRGPTPAMKVQVGKLLESSPITAADIADYIFQQVAQGEFMILPHEQGRMAWAMKQKNPRLLYDEMTVMADKMRAKARQNPT; encoded by the coding sequence ATGCAAAATCGCATGATGATCACCGGTGCCGGCTCGGGCCTGGGCCGCGAAATCGCGCTGCGCTGGGCCCGCGAAGGCTGGCGCCTGGCGTTGTCGGATGTCAGTGAGCCAGGCCTCCAGGAAACCCTCAGGCTGGTGCGCGATGCCGGCGCCGACGGCTTTGTCCAGCGCTGCGATGTGCGTGATTACAGTCAGCTGACGGCGTTCGCCCAGGCCTGCGAAGAAAAACTCGGCGGCATCGACATCATCGTCAACAACGCCGGCGTGGCCTCGGGCGGTTTCTTCAGTGAATTGTCGCTGGAGGACTGGGACTGGCAGATTGCGATCAACCTGATGGGGGTGGTCAAGGGTTGCAAGGCGTTCCTGCCGTTGCTGGAAAAGAGCCGCGGCAAGATCGTCAACATCGCTTCCATGGCGGCGCTGATGCAGGGGCCAGCGATGAGCAACTACAACGTCGCCAAGGCTGGCGTGGTGGCGTTGTCGGAAAGCCTGCTGGTCGAACTGGCGCAGCAGGAGATCGACGTGCATGTGGTGTGTCCGTCTTTCTTCCAGACCAACCTGCTGGACTCCTTCCGTGGTCCGACCCCGGCCATGAAGGTCCAAGTGGGCAAGTTGCTGGAAAGTTCGCCCATCACCGCCGCCGACATCGCAGACTACATCTTCCAGCAGGTCGCCCAGGGTGAGTTCATGATCCTGCCCCACGAACAGGGACGCATGGCCTGGGCGATGAAGCAGAAGAACCCGCGGTTGCTGTACGACGAAATGACCGTCATGGCCGACAAGATGCGCGCCAAGGCCCGACAGAACCCAACTTGA
- a CDS encoding osmoprotectant NAGGN system M42 family peptidase has translation MISKIPEPNLEYLQKVLLEMLAIPSPTGFTDTIVRYVAERLEELGIPFEMTRRGTIRATLKGRKNSPDRAVSAHLDTIGATVRAIKDNGRLTLAPVGCWSSRFAEGSRVSLFTDTGVIRGSVLPLMASGHAFNTAVDEMPISWDHIELRLDAYCATRADCETLGVGVGDYVAFDPLPEFTESGHISARHLDDKAGVAALLAALKAIVDSGEELLIDCHPLFTITEETGSGAAAALPWDVSEFVGIDIAPVAPGQHSSEHAVSVAMQDSGGPYDYHLSRHLLKLAKENELPARRDLFRYYFSDAHSAVTAGHDIRTALLAFGCDATHGYERTHIDSLAALSRLLGAYILSPPVFASDAQPAQGSLDRFSHQIEHDTQMESDTRVPSVDSLVGQRSGN, from the coding sequence ATGATCAGCAAAATCCCCGAACCGAATCTCGAATACCTGCAAAAAGTCCTGCTGGAAATGCTCGCCATCCCCAGCCCGACCGGCTTCACTGACACCATCGTGCGCTATGTCGCCGAACGCCTCGAAGAGTTGGGTATACCTTTCGAAATGACCCGTCGCGGTACGATCCGCGCCACCCTCAAGGGTCGCAAGAACAGCCCCGACCGGGCCGTATCGGCCCACCTGGACACCATTGGCGCCACCGTGCGGGCCATCAAGGACAACGGCCGCCTGACCCTGGCGCCGGTAGGCTGCTGGTCCAGCCGGTTTGCCGAAGGCAGCCGGGTCAGCCTGTTCACCGACACCGGCGTGATCCGCGGCAGCGTGTTGCCCTTGATGGCGTCCGGGCACGCCTTCAACACCGCCGTGGATGAAATGCCCATCAGTTGGGATCACATCGAATTGCGCCTGGACGCGTACTGCGCCACCCGTGCCGACTGCGAAACCCTGGGGGTGGGCGTCGGCGATTACGTCGCCTTCGACCCCTTGCCGGAATTCACCGAGAGCGGCCACATCAGCGCCCGTCACCTGGACGACAAGGCCGGGGTCGCGGCGTTGCTGGCGGCGCTCAAGGCGATTGTCGACAGCGGCGAAGAGCTGCTGATCGACTGCCACCCATTGTTCACCATCACCGAGGAAACCGGCAGTGGCGCGGCCGCCGCGCTGCCCTGGGATGTCAGCGAGTTCGTCGGCATCGACATCGCCCCGGTCGCACCCGGCCAGCACTCCAGCGAACACGCCGTGAGCGTGGCGATGCAGGACTCCGGTGGGCCCTACGACTATCACCTGTCACGGCATTTGCTGAAACTGGCCAAGGAGAACGAACTGCCGGCACGGCGCGATCTGTTCCGCTACTACTTCAGCGACGCCCACTCGGCCGTCACTGCCGGTCACGACATCCGCACCGCCCTGCTGGCCTTCGGCTGCGATGCCACCCATGGCTACGAACGCACCCATATCGACAGCCTGGCCGCCCTCAGTCGGTTGCTCGGTGCCTACATCCTCAGCCCGCCGGTATTCGCCAGCGATGCGCAACCGGCCCAGGGTTCACTGGACCGCTTCAGCCACCAGATCGAACACGATACGCAGATGGAAAGCGACACCCGGGTGCCTTCGGTGGATAGCCTGGTGGGCCAGCGTTCGGGTAACTGA
- a CDS encoding YnfA family protein yields the protein MLNYLWFFLAALFEIAGCYAFWMWLRQGKSAWWIAPALLSLTLFALLLTRVEATYAGRAYAAYGGIYIIASIAWLAVVERVRPLGSDWIGVALCMLGASVILFGPRFSGP from the coding sequence ATGCTCAACTATCTGTGGTTCTTTCTCGCCGCGCTGTTCGAAATCGCGGGCTGCTACGCATTCTGGATGTGGTTGCGCCAGGGCAAGAGCGCCTGGTGGATCGCACCGGCATTGCTCAGCCTCACCCTGTTCGCCCTGTTGCTGACCCGCGTTGAAGCGACCTATGCCGGTCGTGCCTACGCCGCCTATGGCGGTATCTACATCATCGCCTCCATCGCCTGGCTGGCCGTGGTGGAGCGGGTGCGACCACTGGGGTCCGACTGGATCGGCGTGGCGCTGTGCATGCTGGGCGCCAGTGTGATTCTGTTCGGCCCTCGTTTCTCTGGGCCTTGA
- a CDS encoding N-acetylglutaminylglutamine amidotransferase: protein MCGLAGELRFDQQPADLAAVERMTHHLAPRGPDAWGFHSQGPIALGHRRLKIMDLSDASAQPMIDNQLGLSLAFNGAIYNYPELRAELEALGYAFYSGGDTEVLLKGYHAWGEALLPKLNGMFAFAIWERDAKRLFIARDRLGVKPLYLSRTGQRLRFASALPALLKGGDISPMLDPVALNHYLNFHAVVPAPRTLLAGIEKLPPATWMRVEADGSSEQKTWWTLPYGPRPDEQDLNLEDWIDRVLDSTREAVAIRQRAAVDVGVLLSGGVDSSMLVGLLREVGVDDLSTFSIGFQDAGGERGDEFQYSDLIAKHYGTRHHQLRIDEKEIIEQLPAAFRAMSEPMVSHDCIAFYLLSREVAKHCKVVQSGQGADELFAGYHWYPQVDGASDPYAAYRAAFFDRSYEEYAATVQPKWLTANDAAGDFVKEHFAQPGADAAVDKALRLDSTVMLVDDPVKRVDNMTMAWGLEARTPFLDYRLVELSARVPAKFKLPDGGKQVLKEAARRVIPGEVIDRKKGYFPVPGLKHLEGNTLAWVRELLLDPSQDRGLFNPAMLDRLLTDPNGQLTPLRGSRLWQLAALNLWLSEQGI from the coding sequence ATGTGCGGATTAGCTGGAGAGTTACGTTTCGATCAACAACCTGCGGACCTTGCGGCCGTAGAACGAATGACCCATCACCTGGCCCCTCGCGGCCCCGATGCGTGGGGTTTTCATAGCCAGGGCCCGATTGCCCTGGGCCATCGGCGCCTGAAAATCATGGACTTGTCCGATGCCTCGGCCCAGCCGATGATCGACAATCAATTGGGCCTGTCCCTGGCCTTCAACGGCGCGATCTACAACTACCCGGAACTGCGAGCCGAACTGGAAGCGTTGGGCTACGCCTTTTATTCCGGTGGCGACACCGAAGTGTTGCTCAAGGGCTATCACGCCTGGGGCGAAGCGCTGCTGCCCAAGCTCAACGGCATGTTCGCCTTTGCCATCTGGGAGCGCGATGCCAAGCGCCTGTTCATCGCCCGCGACCGTCTCGGCGTCAAGCCTTTGTACCTCTCCCGTACCGGCCAGCGCCTGCGCTTTGCCTCGGCGTTGCCGGCGCTGCTCAAGGGCGGCGACATCAGCCCGATGCTCGACCCGGTCGCCCTCAATCACTACCTGAATTTCCACGCCGTGGTCCCGGCGCCCCGTACTCTGCTGGCCGGCATTGAAAAACTGCCGCCTGCCACCTGGATGCGGGTTGAAGCCGATGGCAGCAGCGAGCAGAAAACCTGGTGGACCTTGCCCTACGGCCCACGGCCCGATGAGCAGGACCTGAACCTGGAAGACTGGATCGACCGCGTGCTCGACAGCACCCGAGAAGCCGTTGCCATTCGCCAGCGAGCCGCCGTGGATGTGGGGGTGCTGCTTTCCGGCGGCGTGGACTCGAGCATGCTGGTGGGCTTGCTGCGTGAAGTCGGCGTGGACGACCTGTCCACGTTCTCCATCGGTTTTCAGGATGCCGGCGGCGAACGGGGTGACGAGTTCCAGTATTCGGACCTGATCGCCAAGCACTACGGCACCCGCCATCACCAACTGCGCATCGACGAAAAAGAAATCATCGAGCAACTGCCGGCGGCCTTCCGCGCCATGAGCGAGCCCATGGTCAGCCATGACTGCATCGCTTTTTACCTGCTGTCGCGGGAAGTCGCCAAGCATTGCAAAGTGGTGCAAAGCGGCCAGGGTGCCGACGAGCTGTTTGCCGGTTACCACTGGTATCCACAGGTGGACGGCGCCAGCGATCCCTACGCGGCCTATCGCGCGGCGTTCTTCGACCGCAGCTACGAGGAATACGCCGCCACGGTGCAGCCGAAATGGCTGACGGCCAACGACGCCGCCGGTGACTTCGTCAAAGAGCATTTTGCCCAACCGGGCGCCGATGCGGCGGTGGATAAAGCCTTGCGCCTGGACAGCACCGTGATGCTGGTGGACGACCCGGTCAAGCGTGTCGACAACATGACCATGGCTTGGGGCCTGGAAGCCCGCACGCCGTTCCTGGATTACCGGCTGGTGGAACTCTCGGCCCGGGTTCCGGCGAAATTCAAGTTGCCCGATGGCGGCAAGCAAGTCCTCAAGGAAGCCGCCCGGCGGGTGATTCCCGGCGAAGTGATCGATCGCAAGAAAGGCTATTTCCCGGTGCCGGGCCTCAAGCACCTGGAAGGCAACACCCTGGCCTGGGTCCGCGAACTGCTGCTGGACCCGAGCCAGGATCGCGGCCTGTTCAACCCGGCCATGCTCGACCGCTTGCTCACCGACCCCAACGGCCAGCTTACCCCGCTGCGCGGCTCCCGCCTGTGGCAACTGGCGGCGCTGAACCTGTGGCTCAGCGAGCAAGGAATCTGA
- the pap gene encoding polyphosphate:AMP phosphotransferase, with the protein MFESAEIGHAIDKDTFEAEVPALREALLEAQFELHQQSRFPVIVLINGIEGAGKGETVKLLNEWMDPRLIEVRTFDQQTDEELARPPAWRYWRMLPAKGRMGIFFGNWYSQMLQGRVHGEFKDPRLDQAINAAERLEKMLCDEGALIFKFWFHLSKKQMKARLKGLKDDPLHSWRISPLDWQQSQTYDKFVKYGERVLRRTSRDYAPWHVIEGVDTCYRSLTVGRILLEGMRQALDRPKIKPEKVSVAPLPALDDQITLIDSLDMTLRLDKDDYEEQLITEQARFAGLLRDKRMRRHALVAVFEGNDAAGKGGAIRRVAAALDPRQYSIVPIAAPTEEERAHPYMWRFWRHIPARGKFTVFDRSWYGRVLVERVEGFCSRADWLRAYGEINDFEEQIADAGVVVVKFWLAIDKETQLERFQEREEIPFKRFKITEDDWRNRDKWDAYRSAVCDMVDRTSTEISPWTLVEANDKRWARVKVLRTLNEALEAAFKRSGK; encoded by the coding sequence ATGTTCGAATCCGCCGAAATCGGTCACGCCATCGATAAAGACACCTTTGAGGCCGAAGTGCCGGCACTGCGTGAAGCACTGCTCGAAGCCCAGTTCGAGTTGCATCAGCAGAGCCGTTTCCCGGTCATTGTGCTGATCAACGGTATCGAGGGCGCGGGCAAGGGCGAGACGGTGAAGTTGCTCAACGAGTGGATGGACCCGCGGCTGATCGAAGTGCGCACGTTCGACCAGCAGACCGACGAAGAACTGGCCCGGCCACCCGCCTGGCGTTACTGGCGGATGCTGCCGGCCAAGGGGCGCATGGGGATTTTCTTCGGCAACTGGTACAGCCAGATGCTCCAGGGCCGGGTTCACGGCGAGTTCAAGGACCCTCGGCTCGATCAGGCGATCAATGCCGCCGAGCGCCTGGAAAAAATGCTCTGCGATGAAGGCGCACTGATCTTCAAATTCTGGTTTCATCTGTCCAAGAAGCAGATGAAAGCGCGGCTCAAGGGGCTCAAGGATGATCCGTTGCACAGTTGGCGCATCAGTCCGCTGGACTGGCAGCAATCCCAGACCTACGACAAGTTCGTCAAGTACGGCGAGCGGGTGCTGCGCCGGACCAGTCGCGATTACGCGCCGTGGCATGTGATCGAGGGCGTGGACACCTGTTACCGCAGTCTCACCGTGGGCAGGATCCTGCTCGAAGGCATGCGCCAGGCGCTGGACCGGCCGAAGATCAAGCCGGAAAAGGTCAGCGTGGCACCGCTGCCAGCGCTGGATGATCAGATCACCCTGATCGACAGCCTGGACATGACCCTGCGGCTGGACAAGGACGACTATGAGGAACAACTGATCACCGAGCAGGCCCGGTTTGCCGGCTTGCTGCGGGACAAACGCATGCGCCGGCACGCCCTGGTGGCCGTGTTCGAAGGCAATGATGCGGCGGGCAAGGGCGGAGCGATCCGGCGGGTCGCGGCGGCGCTCGATCCGCGCCAGTACAGCATCGTGCCGATTGCCGCGCCCACCGAAGAAGAGCGGGCCCATCCCTACATGTGGCGATTCTGGCGGCATATTCCGGCGCGGGGCAAATTCACCGTATTCGACCGTTCCTGGTATGGGCGGGTGTTGGTGGAACGGGTCGAAGGCTTCTGCAGTCGGGCCGACTGGCTGCGGGCTTATGGCGAGATCAATGATTTTGAAGAGCAGATTGCCGACGCCGGCGTGGTGGTGGTCAAGTTCTGGCTGGCCATCGACAAGGAGACTCAGCTCGAGCGCTTCCAGGAGCGCGAGGAAATCCCCTTCAAGCGCTTCAAGATCACCGAGGACGACTGGCGCAACCGTGACAAGTGGGACGCCTACCGGTCGGCGGTGTGCGACATGGTCGACCGCACCAGTACCGAAATATCGCCCTGGACCCTGGTGGAGGCCAATGACAAGCGCTGGGCCCGGGTCAAGGTGTTGCGCACCCTCAATGAGGCGCTGGAGGCGGCGTTCAAGCGCAGCGGGAAGTAA
- a CDS encoding DUF6316 family protein has translation MLGKRAQDLAPAMVFPSDRICRINGEFYFSTREGTQEGPFANREAAEQEVAAYIERMQKALEIAS, from the coding sequence ATGCTTGGCAAACGCGCCCAGGACCTCGCCCCTGCGATGGTCTTTCCCAGTGACCGGATCTGCCGGATAAACGGTGAATTCTATTTCAGTACCCGGGAAGGCACCCAGGAAGGACCGTTTGCCAACCGCGAGGCCGCGGAGCAAGAAGTCGCGGCGTATATCGAGCGGATGCAGAAGGCGCTTGAGATCGCCAGCTGA
- a CDS encoding DUF3309 family protein, translating to MGTILIIILILLLIGGLPVFPHSRSWGYGPSGIIGVVLVVLLILLLLGKI from the coding sequence ATGGGCACAATACTCATCATTATCCTGATCCTCCTGCTGATCGGCGGCCTGCCGGTCTTCCCGCACTCCAGAAGTTGGGGTTACGGCCCGTCCGGCATCATCGGCGTAGTGTTGGTAGTGCTGTTGATACTGCTGTTACTGGGCAAGATATAA
- the csrA gene encoding carbon storage regulator CsrA, whose amino-acid sequence MLVLSRAVGELISIGDDISVRVLSVSGTTVRFGVEAPRHIDVHRFEIYEKIQRKKNQVARKA is encoded by the coding sequence ATGCTCGTACTCAGCCGTGCCGTGGGTGAACTGATTTCCATCGGTGATGATATTTCCGTTCGTGTGCTGTCGGTCAGCGGCACCACCGTGCGGTTTGGCGTGGAAGCGCCGCGGCACATCGATGTTCATCGCTTCGAGATATACGAAAAGATCCAGAGAAAGAAGAATCAGGTTGCCCGCAAGGCGTGA
- a CDS encoding YheU family protein — protein sequence MLIPHDQLEVDTLTRLIEDFVTRDGTDNGDDTPLETRVLRVRQALTKGQAMIVFDPESEQCQLMLKHDVPKHLFD from the coding sequence ATGCTGATCCCCCACGACCAACTCGAAGTCGACACGCTCACTCGCCTGATCGAGGACTTCGTGACCCGCGACGGCACCGACAACGGTGACGACACGCCCCTGGAAACCCGTGTGCTACGGGTCAGGCAGGCTTTGACCAAGGGCCAGGCGATGATCGTCTTCGATCCGGAGAGCGAGCAATGTCAATTGATGCTCAAGCATGACGTGCCCAAGCACCTGTTTGACTGA